Genomic DNA from Suncus etruscus isolate mSunEtr1 chromosome 13, mSunEtr1.pri.cur, whole genome shotgun sequence:
TATGTCTGATGGCCTTGTTATCTGAGGCCCCAGGGTCTCCAGAGCCCTCCTCCATAAATATAAATGCTCAGCTTCACACTTGCCAGGTAAGTCCTTTATATCACAGAGCCATGTCTGACCCTCTGTGTGCTCTTTAGGACTGTTCAtgcaggtcagagagataggacaatggggagggtgcttgtcttgcatgcaactgacctgggttctatttccactatcctatctggtccccagagcactgccaagagttattcctgagtgtagaaccaggagaaagctccgagaacaaccaggtgtggccccaaaataaaacaaaaacacaataaaactagagatagtatagggcccagagagatagcatggaggtaaggtgtttgcctctcatgcagaaggacggtggttcaaatcccggcatttcatatggtcccctgtgcctgctaggggcgatttctgagcatagagccaggagtaacccctgagcgctgccaggtgtgacccaaaaaaagctaaaaagcaaaacagcaaaaaaaaaaaaaaaaaaaaccttagagatagtacagcgagtagggcatttgccttgccaagaGGCTGACTGGGTAGAGTGATTGGTGGAATTAGTGTTCAGTCACTGGCAGTTCTAcaaggttctctgagcactgccagaagtgatgcctgaacacaaaaccaggagaagCCCTAAGCTGAAGGTCCAAAGGCCCCTCTCCATAAAtctttccgtgtgtgtgtgtgtgtgtgtgtgtgtgtgtgtgtgtgtgtgtgtgtgtgtgtgtggtatgtgtgtgtgtgtttgtttgattggtttttctgggccacactctgtgatgctcaggggttactcctggctatacgtttagaaatagcttctgacttgggggaccagatgggatgctgggggattgaactatggtctgtcctgggtcagccttgtgcaagacaaatgccctacaactacgccatcgctccggcccctccctcatatatttttaattaaaaaattaacttgggCCCAAGCCccaagcaatagtgcagcaggtagggcctttgccttgcacatggccaaacctggattcgagccccagcatcctatatagactcctgagcctgccagaagggattccAGAGTACAgtctcaggagtaacttctgagcaccacaggtatggaccaaaaatcaaagataaaaaaatttaacttctcTTATGTTCCTACATTCTCAAACCCATTCAGCAGTGCTGAATGTCCTTCCATAAATTATCTGGGAGGGGGTGTGGATAAATCAAGATCATGGGGATAAACGATTCAATgtgtgactgtctcttcattctcCACTCACATAGCCAAAAATCCCTTCTGCTAACTTAACATTTCTAGGAGACCAGGTAAGGGATGGCTGGACTCCACAGCCATGAGGCAGCACCAGGGGGTCATGTTTGTCCAGTTAGATATTAACCACCACCAGTAACCCCGTCATGGCTGGCTGGTATTCATGCCGTGCTCTCTACCGGGTAGCTGAATCCAACTGGAACTTTTTTATCTCCTGGATTCCAGGGGTGAGGTGAGAATGAGGACAGGGAGGAGAGAATGAGGCTGTTGAGGGTATGAACAGGGGACTCAGGATTGATGGCACATGTGTATATGCTCCGATGGCTCTTGATCCCTGTCCAAGGTTGCCACACTCTAGGGCTCCTCCACTTCTTGGCATGTACACCTCTCTCCTACCTCTCTGCCAGCTCTCTGCTGGCTCAGGGGGAACTGGAAGCCTTGGCTGAGCAGAGTGCAGGGGCCTGGGAAGCagctggagagaaagaaaaaaaaagagagagaggcttTTTTGCACTTGGGTGCCAAGCACTGTCTGACATTGTTAGAACTGCAAGAGCAAAAAGTTGACATGAGGTCATGTGTGGGGGAGTGATGTATTTTGTGAAGCTGCTCTTTGGGAAAACCTGTGACAGGcacaacttttgtttgtttgtttgtttgtttatttgtggccATAGTCGGGAGCActcactcagggcttcctccaggctctgagctcaggatcgctcctggtgggctcaggggaactgTATGGAACaccaggtcggctgcgtgcaaggcaagttctctaccctctctgctctctctcatttctctttcttcctttctttcttttctttctttctttttcttccttccttttttcttcctttcttcctcccttccttcctttcttccttccttcttctttctttctttctttttctttctttctttctttctttccctttctgtctttctttctctttctttatttctttctttctttttcttcctttctttctccttcctccctccctccctccttccctcatctgtctttgtctctttctgtctgtcgtCTGTTTCACCTCTGtctcctctttctgtctttctgtctctctctcctctctctcttctctctctcctctctcttctctctcttctctctcctctctctgctttctcttctctctcttctctctcctctctcttttctctctctcctctctcctctttctcctctctcttctctctctcctctctctcctctctctcctctctctctctttcttctctcctctctcttctctctcttctctctctctcctctctctctcattttgcaGGTGATTCTCCACCTTGGGTCGCTCGGAGCCGAGAATGGCACCATCTGCTGGCCGCAGCCTGCTCCTGCTTGGCGCCCTGGGCGCCCTGGCTCTGGCCCTGCCCGACGGCAACATCACCCTGATCCTCAGCCGAGCAAATTCCATCCGCAACTGCAGCTGCTCGGCCGACATCCGCGACTGCGACTACAGCCTGGCCAACCTGCTGTGCAGCTGCCGCTCGGTGCTGCGGCCGGCGGACGAGCGCGCCAGCTACACGGGCCTTCTGACCGTCTGGTTCACCGACACGGCGGCGCTCCGGCTCCTGCTCAACTTCACGCGCGTCCGAGACCTGAAGCTGGCGCTGTGCGGCCCGCGCAGCCTGCCCACCGAGTACCTGGCCGTGTGCGGCCTGCAGAGACTCCGCATCGGCTCGGAGCAGAGCTTGCAGCTCTCCCAGGCTGCAGACTGCGAAGCCCCGGGGACCTGGCCGGCCTGTCTGTCCGTCTCCTTCCTAGACACGGCGCTGTTCAACAGGGACTCGGCCTTGAAGGCCTACAGCGTGGAGAACGTGGCGGGTCGGGCCAGTGGTTTTCCCCgcttttctctcttgaacatgttccCGGTTCCCAGCAACCAAAGCTACGTGATCACCTTCATCTACTAACACGAGCTGGGGCCCAAATTCCAACTGGGGCCAACTCTGCGTGATTTCAACCAAGAAGTGATGGGCCTGTAGATTCCCTCCTACAGCCTGACCTCACCTGGACAACTCCCCCCACCAATCCCAAGACCACCCAGGTTCCACCTAGGAATGAACATGGTTTTCACTCCACTCCTCTTCTTGACCTGGAAGCTATttgggagaagaagaaaaaaaaaaaaggaggaccaTAGAGATAGTGGagtgagtaaggtatttgccttgcatcctgccaatcctgcctggttcaattcccagcaccacatcttttccctctgagcaccaacaccaggagtcacccctgagcacgaaatccctgagcgctgctggctgtgccCCGCAaacaagtcagaagaagaaaCCCGCAAATAAACTAAGTGGATGCCATCTGGAAATGTGTCCTGCCAGCCCGTCAGAGGCTACATCTTGGCTGTTGGCAGTGGAGGGAGAAATGAAAGGGTCAGGGAGATGGCACTaggattaaagcacttgcttaCCTTGTGCAGGCCAAGcctggtttggtccccagtaccacatatggtcccccgagcagcCCAGAGGAAGAAGTCATGAGTATTTTCAGgtcatggccccaaaccaaaagtagatttaaaaaaaaaaaaaatatatatatatataatatatatataagaggagctggagtgataatacagtgggcagggtgcttgacttgcatgcagctgacctggattttgatccctgatatcccatatggtaccccaagcactgccaagagtgattcctgagtgcagaaccaggagtaaaccctgagtattgcagagtgtagccccaaaacagagaAAGGATACaaaaggtatggcatttgccttgcacacagttagcccaagtttcatccccagcatcccatatggtccctgtccCTTAAGTGCCActtaaggagtgatctctgaatgcagacctagtagtaagcccagaacacagcCGGAtgtgcccaaaaaaacaaaaatatttaagtaaaataataataaatgagaaaaggaaataaatatatttaaaaatcataagtACCGTTGCTCTCCACTCCTCCCTCTTTCCAGCCTGATAACCAAGAATTAAGTTGCATATTTCAGGAACCACACAAATAATACTGGGTTAAGccacttgtcttatatgcagctatccccagtttgaatccccggCAATGCCAGGGGTCAttgctgagcccagagccagaagcaacccctgagtatgTGACCCTCTGGGCATGGAGTGACACATAAATACCTCAAAATTTGGTTCAAGCAAGGCTGAAATAGGGGAGAGGGAAACTTTTCCTCTTCCAGTTCGCCTGCATTTCCTTctgttatttatgtatttatttatttatttgtctagcTGCCTTCCGTCTTTGTATCCTGTCCCCCTTCCCGCCCACCTAACCCCAGTTTTCCCTCTGATTGTTTTCATCCCCTTCTGGTTAGAGAAATGAGAACTGGGATCAGCAGCTGCAGaacttggggccagggagatagcacaggagggaaggcacttgccttgcatgtccacTTCAGTAGCTACACTGGTTCGAATCCTCCCCTACCTCATAccacttatggtcctctgagcaccaccaggtatcattcctgtgcacagagccaagactagtCCTCAAGCATTGCTGAGGTGACTcaatctccctctctccctgtacGACCAAGAAAAAAAGCACTTGGTTTCACTTGAGCACCTATTAGTCACCTCAGCATCGTGTGGACCCATCATTGCTAGTAGATGATAAACAAAAGGCCTTTTCAAGCTCAGTCCATTTAAGACTGCAaggttaaaaaaaacaacaagactGCAAGGTTAAGATGCACTGCACGATGCACTGAATAATGTGGTTTCTTGGGATAAATACAAGAATCCAAGGCAAGAGTCTTGGTACAATTTggagactagagcaatagtatagcaagaagggtattttccttgcactaggtagacccaggtttgattccaacatcccatttggttccctgagcactgccaggagtgattctagagttcagagccaggagtacgcttcgagcaccaccaagtgtggcccccaaaacaaaaacaaacaaaataaaattggcctttaaataaaaaaatcattttatcatAGGATGATAGTATCATGATCTCTCATTTATGTCCACCCCCCATACTTTTGTATCTCCTAACATTTAGCACAGGATAACTGGAGGAACTTGAAATGTCTACTTTTGCTTAATTGAAGGGGAATTTTGGTCATTTAGGCTAATTAGCATGAGTTCATAATGCCAGTGTTTAAATTAGGCCAGAATTTAGCCCAAAGTATGGATTTTaatagggaaaggaaaaaaaaaaaaaaacagaatgaccTCATTACTGGCAAGCGTACTTGAGAGGAAAGATGAAAGTgttagagaaacaaagaaaggcacAAAGAAAGTGAAGGTGGTCAGGAGGATTTaaagaaggaagaatacatatATTCACTGTCTTGATTACTGGAACTGAAGCCAATTAAATGGTGATGCATCTTATTAATAGAGTCCAAAAGTCAAataaaggctggagcaatagcatagagggtaaggtgcttgccttgcatatgactgacccaggtttgatttccagaatcccatattatcccctgagaaaagccaggaatgacccctgaacacaggggcaggagtaaccctgaaaacCTCTAGGTGTgagtcaaacacacacacacacacacacacacacacacacacacacacacacacactaagttaaatgagagagaagaaaaatatcagttaTAGAGGAGTCTGGGAGGTGGGGGTGGTGgctggagagaaactggggatattggtggcaggaaatgtacattggtgaagagaCAGATGTTGCaagattgtatgactgaaacttaatcatcaactactttgtaactgtgttatttcacagtgattcaattaaaattttctttttctttttctttttttttttttttggtttttggtttttgttttttttttgggccacacccgacagtgctcaggggttactcctggctgtctgctcagaaatagctcctggcaggcacgggggaccatatgggacaccaggattcgaaccaaccacctttggtcctggatcagctgcttacaaggcaaatgccactgtgctatctccccaggcccaattaaaaatttcttaattaaaaaaatcaaatagggcggggccagagtgatagcacagtcttagggcacttgccttgaacacagccaacccaggacagaccctggtttgattcccaacatcctatatggtccccaaagcctgttgggagtaatttttgagtgcctcctggtgtgacccaaaaacaaacaaaaaaaaaatcaaatagggggctagagagatagtacagtgagcaaggcatttgctttgcaagcagccaaccagggttcgatctctgacattccatacagtctcctgaacattgccaggagtaattcatgagcataaagtcagaaggcacccctgagcattggcaggtgtgggcccaaaaccaaaccaaacaaattcaAATTGATGCCAGAGATCAGGTGACATGAGATAAATCTCTCTGAAGAGCTTCAGAACCCTTtaacatttgatttatttattggggcAAGGGACACCCAGCTTCCACTCAGAAGTTattgtattttccggcgtataagacgacttttgaaacaaaaaaagtcaaccgaaaatcgggggtcatcttatacgcagagtatatcccgaaaaaatgtttcaatatgccgctaaacgaaaattgtctgaataggggccggagagatagcatggaggtaagacgtttgcctttcatgcaggaggtcatcggttcgaatcctggagtcccatatggtcccccgtgcctgccaggagcaatttctgagcctggagccagaaataaccactgagcactgcctggtgtgacccaaaaaccacacacacagaaaaaatttttgtctgaatattgccacaaaacgaattttccaactccatcctgcaccaatcactgcaaggctgctcagactgcctctctaactcagccaatccaagcaggcttttcatgcatgcaaattagacaatgttctgggcccgaatctatactgtaaaaagcctggtcagatgggccagagtcagagaggaagtctattacagtagaacctttgaacctttgcttgttgtgattggctcactgtggtacatacagttgcagcacaggaacgttctatcTGATACAGCggatataggcctaaacctatgttttagctgcaaaattagggggtcatcttatacgctggcaaatacggtagagGTGTTCAGCGGGAACATGGTAATAGAGATCAAACCAGGCTCTTGCAtgaaaagcatgtactcagctCGTTGAGGCCTCTCTCCAGCATCCCCATAACATAGattcatagagaaaataattGTAGGTCATGGACTTAACAGAAAAGGAGTGTCTTTTCAGTTGCAAATCAAACTTTCGGTTGTCAGACTACTGAAGAGTAAGGATCAGAGAGAAACCACAGGGCTACTGGGTGGGGATGGAAAATACATTTGATGCTCAGTTGTAGAGGGGGAGGTAAGGGGAGGCAGTGGGAAGAGAGGTGACATGCTGAGAGCACCTACATCTAGAGCATCCACACTTACCTCTCACACCTACCTAGCACCTGCCTTGGGGTCTCTCCTGTGAGAGGATAGTGGGGCCAAATAGTCCTGAGAGCAGATTTGGAATAGCAGGGCAGGGTGTGAACTTGCCcatctgcaaggcagacaccttacctttagcaccaccttcctggtccctcttttataatttaaaaaaaattttcttttctttctttattggagggggtcacaccagcagtgcgcaggggttattcctggttctgcactcagaaatttctcttagcaggctcagggaccatatgagatgctggggattcaacccgggtcaattgtatgcaaggcaaacaccctacccactgcgctatcactctggccctataacTCTATTTTTTGACAAAGGATTTTGGGGGCGCTGAAGAGAGTACAGacgttaaggcatttgtcttgcatgaagcgaCCCTACTTCCATCTTCTGCATTGCTTATAgcccccctgagcaccaacaacagttatcctgagctcagagtactaccaggtgtggtccaaaataaaaccaaaaagtacataaatataaacaatattgtaatctattacttaaaatttatactattaccaatacatatatatatatatgcacacaacaCATGAAATAGATGTTTATGTTGGTTGTAAATGTTACTGACAACGGTGTATAGCACATAAtttacaatgataataaaatatatagtccaTACAATTACCAACTTTGTGTGCATCATTAATTCCCTAAGAATGCTTTATTTGATCTTTGCTGAATTCTTTGAAATCTCTTTGAAATCTCACTCTTTGAAAGCAAGCCTAGGGTTATAACTGATGAGCAAAC
This window encodes:
- the C13H21orf62 gene encoding uncharacterized protein C21orf62 homolog is translated as MAPSAGRSLLLLGALGALALALPDGNITLILSRANSIRNCSCSADIRDCDYSLANLLCSCRSVLRPADERASYTGLLTVWFTDTAALRLLLNFTRVRDLKLALCGPRSLPTEYLAVCGLQRLRIGSEQSLQLSQAADCEAPGTWPACLSVSFLDTALFNRDSALKAYSVENVAGRASGFPRFSLLNMFPVPSNQSYVITFIY